From one Streptococcus pneumoniae genomic stretch:
- a CDS encoding DUF3290 domain-containing protein, translated as MKFYSYDYVLSQISSANWVLAGIIFVILVAVAFVAFQYYHKKKESKYRELFIILIIGLMVAVLIGISQLQSNQASDSQYRTSLHFIEIVSEELHVDKSKVYVNTSAATDGAIVKVGDQFYRAISGSEPDTYLLEKMDLYKAEVEVVEVEE; from the coding sequence ATGAAATTCTATTCTTACGACTATGTCTTGAGTCAGATTAGTAGTGCCAATTGGGTCTTGGCGGGTATTATTTTCGTCATCTTGGTGGCTGTTGCCTTTGTGGCATTCCAGTATTACCATAAGAAAAAAGAGAGCAAATACCGCGAGCTCTTTATCATTTTGATCATTGGCTTGATGGTTGCGGTGTTAATCGGAATTAGCCAGCTCCAGAGCAATCAAGCTTCAGACAGCCAGTATCGCACCTCGCTCCACTTCATCGAAATTGTGTCTGAGGAGCTTCATGTGGATAAATCCAAGGTCTATGTCAATACCTCAGCTGCAACAGACGGGGCGATTGTAAAGGTAGGAGACCAGTTTTACCGAGCGATTAGTGGGAGTGAACCGGATACTTACCTGTTAGAAAAAATGGATTTGTACAAGGCAGAGGTTGAAGTAGTGGAGGTGGAAGAATGA
- a CDS encoding DUF421 domain-containing protein, with protein MTLSYLDIAIKLGLGLISLIFVINVSGKGNLAPNSASDQVQNYVLGGIIGGVIYSPAISILQYTIILLIWTMLVLSLKWIKTHNPLVKRIIDGQPILLINKGKVDVEACRSVGLTASDVALKLRGQGIFQLKQVKRAVLEQNGQLIVVQSGEENPKYPVITDGIIQGDILELIDKTEGWLLVELESLGCPDVTDIFIAEYDKGKLNVVTY; from the coding sequence ATGACCTTATCTTATCTTGATATTGCGATTAAACTAGGCTTGGGCTTGATTTCATTGATTTTTGTCATCAATGTATCTGGCAAGGGAAATCTTGCCCCGAATTCTGCTAGTGATCAGGTGCAGAACTATGTCTTGGGTGGCATCATCGGTGGTGTGATCTATAGCCCTGCTATCTCTATTTTGCAATACACTATTATTCTCCTCATTTGGACCATGTTGGTCTTGAGTTTGAAATGGATTAAGACCCACAATCCTTTGGTTAAGCGAATCATTGACGGTCAGCCGATACTTTTGATTAACAAGGGAAAAGTGGATGTTGAAGCCTGTCGCTCAGTTGGCTTGACGGCATCTGATGTGGCTTTGAAATTACGTGGACAAGGCATCTTCCAACTCAAACAAGTCAAGCGTGCGGTGCTGGAGCAAAATGGCCAGCTGATTGTGGTGCAAAGTGGGGAAGAAAATCCCAAGTATCCAGTCATCACGGATGGCATTATCCAAGGGGATATTTTGGAATTGATTGATAAGACTGAAGGATGGTTGCTGGTGGAATTAGAAAGTCTGGGCTGTCCTGATGTGACAGACATTTTCATCGCCGAATACGACAAGGGAAAACTAAATGTCGTCACTTACTAG
- a CDS encoding M13 family metallopeptidase encodes MKKRNMWLTLTSLLVLGTLSACQTTNQADAAKTKVDTKATVQSNFYQTINKEWLEKAEIPDDKPVYNAPLEIQEEIDQQLKTDSKEMAEGKRKVTDSYQAEMIKLYQKAMDFDQREKDGAKEALSHNQELEKLSSFKELSKESKNWILKGNPLPFSISIGSNPENTSQKMINLGVPSSILPDVSYYQNEATKKQLLDLYQTSVLNTLKLYGFDDKKAKNLVEKAIEFDALIVPYLPSSEEVQDVKKTINPRTIQEINAYAPQFAIGDLVTDLVGQKVDTVNVTWPAYYENLGKLIDDKNFEAFKAWIVVNDLMESAQFLTDDLREAASSFGLALSGQKELPSREDNAYYLATGMFSNSLSVYYNQEYFSPKAKQQVTEMVTGIVNSYKERLAKNDWLSEDTKSEAIKKLDHLRYYIGGPENVNTEASELKIEDNQSLYQNLLRLSQETIQTSFAEFSKPIDKNLWVAPSYQVNAFYSPETNSIYLPAAILQAPFYDEKQSLAANYGGIGAVIGHEISHAFDTNGAEFDENGNRRNWWTEKDQKAFEEKTKAMIKEFDGLEIYGNKVNGQLTVTENTADAGGISVALQVLQEKDAKADLKPFFENWATVWRQISTEQFAQLVMATDPHAPNELRANVQVKNIDAFYDTYKIKEGDGMYLAPEKRVRIW; translated from the coding sequence ATGAAAAAGAGAAACATGTGGCTCACACTCACCAGCCTACTCGTCCTAGGGACGCTCAGTGCTTGTCAAACAACGAATCAAGCAGATGCAGCCAAGACAAAAGTCGATACTAAAGCAACGGTGCAGTCTAATTTCTACCAAACCATTAACAAAGAATGGCTCGAAAAAGCTGAAATCCCAGACGATAAGCCGGTCTATAACGCACCTTTAGAAATCCAAGAGGAGATTGATCAACAATTAAAAACGGACAGCAAAGAGATGGCAGAAGGCAAACGCAAAGTCACAGACAGCTATCAAGCAGAGATGATTAAACTCTATCAAAAAGCCATGGACTTTGACCAACGCGAAAAAGATGGCGCTAAAGAAGCTCTCTCACACAATCAAGAGCTAGAAAAGCTATCATCCTTTAAAGAACTCTCAAAAGAAAGCAAAAACTGGATTTTAAAAGGCAATCCTTTGCCATTTTCTATCAGCATTGGCTCAAATCCTGAAAATACTAGTCAAAAAATGATTAACCTAGGTGTTCCAAGCAGTATCTTGCCAGATGTTAGCTATTACCAAAATGAAGCGACTAAAAAACAACTCTTGGACTTGTACCAAACATCTGTTTTAAATACCTTAAAGCTCTATGGTTTTGATGACAAGAAAGCCAAAAATCTAGTTGAAAAAGCCATTGAATTTGATGCCCTCATCGTGCCTTACCTTCCAAGCAGCGAAGAAGTCCAAGATGTCAAGAAAACTATCAATCCACGCACGATCCAAGAAATCAATGCCTATGCTCCCCAATTTGCAATTGGAGATTTGGTCACTGATTTAGTGGGGCAAAAGGTAGATACAGTCAATGTCACTTGGCCAGCCTACTATGAAAACCTAGGCAAACTCATTGATGACAAGAATTTCGAAGCCTTTAAGGCTTGGATAGTGGTCAATGACCTCATGGAAAGCGCCCAATTCTTAACCGATGACCTTCGAGAAGCTGCTTCAAGCTTTGGTTTAGCCCTCTCAGGGCAAAAAGAACTTCCTTCCAGGGAAGATAATGCCTACTATTTGGCAACTGGTATGTTCTCAAACAGCCTCAGCGTTTACTACAACCAAGAGTACTTTAGTCCAAAAGCAAAACAACAAGTCACTGAGATGGTGACGGGCATTGTCAATTCCTATAAAGAACGTCTCGCTAAAAATGATTGGTTATCCGAGGATACCAAGTCAGAAGCCATCAAAAAATTAGACCATCTCCGCTACTATATCGGTGGGCCTGAAAACGTAAATACAGAAGCTAGTGAACTTAAGATCGAGGACAATCAATCGCTGTACCAAAACCTCCTACGTCTCTCACAGGAAACTATTCAAACAAGCTTTGCCGAATTCAGCAAACCTATCGATAAAAATCTCTGGGTGGCTCCGTCTTATCAAGTAAATGCCTTTTACTCTCCTGAAACCAACTCTATTTACCTTCCAGCTGCCATTCTTCAAGCTCCATTTTATGATGAAAAGCAAAGTCTAGCGGCTAACTACGGAGGAATTGGGGCTGTCATTGGGCATGAAATCAGCCATGCGTTTGATACCAACGGTGCAGAATTTGACGAAAATGGCAATCGCCGAAATTGGTGGACAGAAAAAGATCAAAAAGCCTTTGAAGAAAAAACAAAAGCCATGATCAAAGAATTTGACGGCTTAGAAATCTACGGTAACAAGGTCAATGGTCAACTAACCGTCACCGAAAATACGGCAGATGCTGGAGGAATCTCTGTTGCTCTTCAAGTTTTGCAAGAAAAAGATGCAAAAGCCGATTTGAAACCATTCTTTGAAAATTGGGCAACAGTCTGGCGCCAAATCAGCACCGAGCAATTTGCCCAACTGGTCATGGCAACAGACCCACACGCGCCAAATGAACTTCGCGCCAATGTTCAAGTGAAAAATATCGATGCTTTCTACGATACTTACAAGATCAAAGAAGGAGACGGCATGTACCTAGCGCCTGAAAAACGCGTTCGGATTTGGTAA
- the metG gene encoding methionine--tRNA ligase translates to MTEKNFYITTPIYYPSGKLHIGSAYTTIACDVLARYKRLMGYDVFYLTGLDEHGQKIQTKAEEAGITPQAYVDGMATEVKQLWELLDISYDKFIRTTDDYHEKVVAEVFERLLAQDDIYLGEYSGWYSVSDEEFFTESQLEEVFRDEDGKVIGGIAPSGHQVEWVSEESYFLRLSKYADRLVEFFKAHPDFIQPDGRMNEIVKNFIEPGLEDLAVSRTSFTWGVPVPSNPKHVVYVWIDALLNYATALGYGQEEHANFDKFWNGTVFHMVGKDILRFHSIYWPILLMMLDLPLPKRLIAHGWFVMKDGKMSKSKGNVVYPDMLVERYGLDPLRYYLMRSLPVGSDGTFTPEDYVGRINYELANDLGNLLNRTVAMVNKYFDGQVPVYAENVTAFDADLASVAAASIAEYHKQMDAVDYPRALEAVWTLIARTNKYIDETAPWILAKEEDKRAELASVMSYLVASLRVVAHLIEPFMMSTSAAVLEQLGMEKAESLEHLALADLPAGLRVVAKGQPIFPRLDMEEEIAYIKEQMAAGKPAVAAPKEWKPEEVELTLNRKEIKFDDFEKVEIRVAEVKEVKKVEGSDKLLQFRLDAGDKEDRQILSGIAKYYPNEQELVGKKVQIVANLKPRKMMGHISQGMILSAEHGDSLTLLTVDPAVPNGSVIG, encoded by the coding sequence ATGACAGAAAAGAATTTTTATATTACCACACCGATTTACTACCCTTCTGGGAAGCTCCATATTGGCTCTGCCTATACGACCATTGCCTGCGATGTTTTGGCGCGCTACAAGCGTCTCATGGGCTACGATGTCTTTTATTTGACAGGTCTTGATGAACATGGTCAAAAGATTCAGACCAAGGCAGAAGAAGCAGGCATTACACCGCAAGCCTACGTTGATGGCATGGCTACTGAAGTTAAGCAATTGTGGGAACTCTTGGATATTTCCTATGATAAATTTATCCGTACGACCGATGATTACCATGAAAAAGTGGTGGCAGAAGTCTTTGAACGCTTGCTTGCCCAAGACGATATTTACCTAGGGGAATACTCTGGTTGGTACTCTGTTTCAGATGAGGAATTTTTCACGGAAAGCCAGCTAGAAGAGGTCTTCCGAGATGAAGACGGAAAGGTTATCGGAGGAATTGCCCCTTCTGGTCACCAGGTTGAGTGGGTGTCAGAAGAGTCTTATTTTTTGCGCTTGAGCAAGTATGCGGACCGTTTGGTCGAATTTTTCAAGGCACACCCTGACTTTATCCAACCAGACGGACGGATGAATGAAATTGTGAAAAACTTTATCGAACCAGGCCTTGAAGACTTGGCAGTTAGCCGGACTTCCTTTACCTGGGGAGTTCCAGTACCGTCTAACCCGAAGCACGTTGTCTATGTCTGGATTGATGCCCTCTTGAACTATGCGACTGCCCTTGGCTACGGTCAGGAAGAACATGCGAATTTTGACAAGTTCTGGAACGGCACCGTTTTCCACATGGTTGGAAAAGATATCTTGCGTTTCCACTCCATTTACTGGCCGATTCTCCTCATGATGCTTGACTTGCCATTGCCGAAGCGTCTGATTGCTCACGGTTGGTTTGTCATGAAAGATGGCAAGATGTCCAAATCTAAAGGAAATGTGGTCTACCCTGATATGTTGGTGGAACGCTATGGACTTGATCCCCTTCGTTACTACCTCATGAGAAGTCTACCAGTCGGTTCAGACGGAACCTTCACACCAGAGGACTATGTGGGACGGATCAACTATGAGTTGGCTAATGACCTTGGAAATCTCCTCAACCGTACGGTTGCCATGGTCAATAAATACTTTGACGGACAAGTTCCTGTCTATGCAGAAAATGTAACTGCCTTTGATGCAGACTTGGCGAGCGTTGCAGCAGCGTCAATCGCTGAATACCACAAACAGATGGATGCGGTGGATTATCCGCGTGCCTTGGAAGCAGTTTGGACCTTGATTGCCCGTACCAACAAATACATTGATGAAACAGCTCCTTGGATTTTGGCGAAAGAGGAAGACAAACGCGCTGAACTTGCTTCTGTCATGAGCTACTTAGTGGCAAGCCTTCGTGTGGTGGCGCATCTAATTGAGCCGTTCATGATGTCAACCAGCGCCGCTGTCTTAGAGCAGTTGGGCATGGAAAAAGCAGAAAGTCTCGAACACTTAGCTCTTGCGGATCTACCAGCAGGCTTGCGTGTTGTCGCAAAAGGTCAGCCAATCTTCCCACGCCTTGATATGGAGGAAGAGATTGCCTACATCAAGGAACAAATGGCAGCAGGAAAACCAGCTGTAGCTGCCCCAAAAGAATGGAAACCAGAAGAGGTTGAATTGACCTTGAACCGCAAGGAAATCAAGTTTGACGACTTTGAAAAAGTGGAAATCCGTGTCGCAGAAGTTAAGGAAGTCAAAAAAGTGGAAGGCAGCGATAAATTGCTTCAATTCCGCTTGGATGCTGGTGACAAGGAAGACCGCCAGATTCTCTCTGGAATTGCCAAATACTATCCAAACGAGCAAGAATTGGTCGGTAAAAAAGTCCAAATCGTAGCTAACCTCAAACCGCGCAAGATGATGGGGCATATCAGCCAAGGCATGATTCTTTCAGCAGAACATGGC